Proteins encoded within one genomic window of Erinaceus europaeus chromosome 13, mEriEur2.1, whole genome shotgun sequence:
- the LOC132542592 gene encoding LOW QUALITY PROTEIN: zinc finger protein 844-like (The sequence of the model RefSeq protein was modified relative to this genomic sequence to represent the inferred CDS: inserted 2 bases in 1 codon) yields the protein MLKYLKNVRIHSGEKPYECKLCCKTFRQSCSLWQHERIHNGEKPYECKQCSKTFSYSIHLQRHERIHSGEKPYECKQCSKTFSFSSSLQRHERIHSGEKPYECKQYSRAFSCSSYLRTHERIHSGEKPYECKQCSKTFSRSSYLQTHERIHSGEKPYECKQCSKAFSXVPIIFGHMKEFTVERNPMNVNSVVKHSVVPVIFGLMKEFTVERNLMNVNNVVKHSVVPVIFGHMKEFTVERNPMNVNIVVKHLVFPVVFRDMKEFTVERNPMTVNIVVKHLVFLVFFGPMK from the exons ATGCTAAAATATCTGAAGAATGTGAG aattcacagtggagagaaaccctatgaatgtaaactgtgttgtaaaacattcaggcaatcctGTAGTCTTTggcaacatgaaagaattcacaatggagagaaaccctatgaatgtaaacaatgtagtaaaacattcagttattccattcatcttcagagacatgaaagaattcacagtggagagaaaccctatgaatgtaaacaatgtagtaaaacattcagtttttccagtagtcttcagagacatgaaagaattcacagtggagagaaaccctatgaatgtaaacaatataGTAgagcattcagttgttccagttatcttcggacacatgaaagaattcacagtggagagaaaccctatgaatgtaaacagtgtagtaaaacattcagtcgttCCAGTTATCTTCAGactcatgaaagaattcacagtggagagaaaccttatgaatgtaaacaatgtagtaaagcattcag tgttccaattatcttcggacacatgaaagaattcacagtggagagaaaccctatgaatgtaaacagtgtagtaaaacattcagtcgttCCAGTTATCTTCGGactcatgaaagaattcacagtggagagaaaccttatgaatgtaaacaatgtagtaaagcattcagttgttccagttatcttcggacacatgaaagaattcacagtggagagaaaccctatgaatgtaaatattgtagtaaaacatttagtttttccagtagtcttcagagacatgaaagaattcacagtggagagaaaccctatgactGTAAATAttgtagtaaaacatttagttTTTCTAGTGTTCTTCGGACCCATGAaataa